In Strigops habroptila isolate Jane chromosome 14, bStrHab1.2.pri, whole genome shotgun sequence, one genomic interval encodes:
- the ZNF207 gene encoding BUB3-interacting and GLEBS motif-containing protein ZNF207 isoform X1, producing MGRKKKKQLKPWCWYCNRDFDDEKILIQHQKAKHFKCHICHKKLYTGPGLAIHCMQVHKETIDAVPNAIPGRTDIELEIYGMEGIPEKDMEERRRLLEQKTQAESQKKKQQDDSDEYEDDESAASTSFQPQQVQPQQGYIPPMAQPGLPPVPGAPGMPPGIPPLMAGVPPMMPGMPPVMPGMPPGLHQQRKYMQSFCGGNMMMPMGGMMPPGPGIPPLMPGMPPGRSGLSNSYYGMPPPVGPRPGMPPMTQAQPVTAPGILNRPPAPAASAPTPQPPVTKPLFPSAGQMGTPVTSSSAASSNSESLSASSNALFPSTAQAAAAVPGPVGTDFKPLNSTPATTTEPPKPTFPAYTQSTASTTSTTNSTAAKPATSITSKPATLTTTSATSKLIHPDEDISLEERRAQLPKYQRNLPRPGQAALGNPQVGPIGGMMPPQPGIPPQQQGMRPPMPPHGQYGAHHQGMPGYLPGAMPPYGQGPPMVPPYQSGPPRPPMGMRPPVMSQGGRY from the exons ATGGGCCGTAAGAAGAAGAAGCAGCTGAAGCCTTGGTGCTG GTACTGTAACAGGGATTTTGATGATGAAAAAATCCTTATACAGcatcaaaaagcaaagcactttaAATGCCATATATGTCATAAGAAACTGTATACAGGACCTGGATTAGCTATCCATTGCATGCAG gtACATAAAGAAACAATAGATGCTGTTCCAAATGCTATTCCTGGAAGAACAGACATTGAACTGGAAATCTATGGTATGGAGGGCATTCCAGAAAAAGATATGGAGGAACGGAGGAGGTTACTTGAACAAAAAACTCAGG CAGAGagccagaaaaagaagcaacagGATGATTCTGATGAATATGAAGATGATGAATCTGCAGCTTCAACTTCATTTCAACCCCAGCAAGTTCAGCCCCAGCAGGGGTACATTCCCCCAATGGCACAGCCAGGTTTGCCTCCTGTGCCGGGTGCACCAGGGATGCCTCCAG gtaTACCGCCATTAATGGCAGGTGTTCCACCCATGATGCCTGGAATGCCTCCAGTTATGCCTGGAATGCCACCTGG ATTACATcaacagagaaaatacatgcaGTCATTTTGTGGTGGAAACAT GATGATGCCGATGGGTGGAATGATGCCTCCTGGGCCAGGAATACCACCTCTTATGCCTGGTATGCCACCAGGTAGGTCGGGGCTGTCAAACTCGTACTATG GTATGCCACCGCCTGTTGGTCCTCGTCCTGGGATGCCTCCAATGACACAAGCGCAGCCTGTTACGGCACCAGGCATTCTTAACAggcctccagctcctgctgcatcGGCACCTACTCCCCAGCCTCCAGTTACTAAACCACTCTTCCCAAGTGCAGGGCAG ATGGGGACACCTGTCACAAGCTCAAGTGCAGCTTCCTCCAATTCAGAAAGTCTGTCAGCATCTTCTAACGCTCTGTTTCCTAGCACAGCACAA gctgcagcagctgttcCAGGTCCGGTTGGTACTGATTTCAAACCTTTGAATTCTACACCTGCAACAACAACAGAACCCCCAAAACCTACATTCCCTGCTTACACACAATCTACAGCCTCAACCACTAGCACGACAAACAGTACTGCAGCTAAACCAGCTACATCTATAACAAGTAAGCCTGCTACCCTCACAACCACCAGTGCAACCAGTAAGTTGATCCATCCAGATGAGGATATATCACTG GAAGAGAGAAGGGCACAGTTGCCTAAATATCAGCGCAATCTTCCTCGACCGGGACAGGCTGCTTTGGGTAATCCACAAGTTGGACCAATTGGAGGTATGATGCCACCACAGCCAGGAATTCCTCCACAACAACAAGGAATGAGACCTCCCATGCCACCTCATG GTCAGTATGGTGCTCACCACCAGGGCATGCCAGGATATCTTCCTGGAGCGATGCCTCCATATGGTCAGGGACCTCCGATGGTGCCCCCTTACCAAAGTGGACCTCCTCGACCTCCAATGGGAATGAGACCTCCTGTAATGTCGCAGGGTGGCCGCTACTGA
- the ZNF207 gene encoding BUB3-interacting and GLEBS motif-containing protein ZNF207 isoform X5, translating into MGRKKKKQLKPWCWYCNRDFDDEKILIQHQKAKHFKCHICHKKLYTGPGLAIHCMQVHKETIDAVPNAIPGRTDIELEIYGMEGIPEKDMEERRRLLEQKTQAESQKKKQQDDSDEYEDDESAASTSFQPQQVQPQQGYIPPMAQPGLPPVPGAPGMPPGIPPLMAGVPPMMPGMPPVMPGMPPGMMPMGGMMPPGPGIPPLMPGMPPGRSGLSNSYYGMPPPVGPRPGMPPMTQAQPVTAPGILNRPPAPAASAPTPQPPVTKPLFPSAGQMGTPVTSSSAASSNSESLSASSNALFPSTAQAAAAVPGPVGTDFKPLNSTPATTTEPPKPTFPAYTQSTASTTSTTNSTAAKPATSITSKPATLTTTSATSKLIHPDEDISLEERRAQLPKYQRNLPRPGQAALGNPQVGPIGGMMPPQPGIPPQQQGMRPPMPPHGQYGAHHQGMPGYLPGAMPPYGQGPPMVPPYQSGPPRPPMGMRPPVMSQGGRY; encoded by the exons ATGGGCCGTAAGAAGAAGAAGCAGCTGAAGCCTTGGTGCTG GTACTGTAACAGGGATTTTGATGATGAAAAAATCCTTATACAGcatcaaaaagcaaagcactttaAATGCCATATATGTCATAAGAAACTGTATACAGGACCTGGATTAGCTATCCATTGCATGCAG gtACATAAAGAAACAATAGATGCTGTTCCAAATGCTATTCCTGGAAGAACAGACATTGAACTGGAAATCTATGGTATGGAGGGCATTCCAGAAAAAGATATGGAGGAACGGAGGAGGTTACTTGAACAAAAAACTCAGG CAGAGagccagaaaaagaagcaacagGATGATTCTGATGAATATGAAGATGATGAATCTGCAGCTTCAACTTCATTTCAACCCCAGCAAGTTCAGCCCCAGCAGGGGTACATTCCCCCAATGGCACAGCCAGGTTTGCCTCCTGTGCCGGGTGCACCAGGGATGCCTCCAG gtaTACCGCCATTAATGGCAGGTGTTCCACCCATGATGCCTGGAATGCCTCCAGTTATGCCTGGAATGCCACCTGG GATGATGCCGATGGGTGGAATGATGCCTCCTGGGCCAGGAATACCACCTCTTATGCCTGGTATGCCACCAGGTAGGTCGGGGCTGTCAAACTCGTACTATG GTATGCCACCGCCTGTTGGTCCTCGTCCTGGGATGCCTCCAATGACACAAGCGCAGCCTGTTACGGCACCAGGCATTCTTAACAggcctccagctcctgctgcatcGGCACCTACTCCCCAGCCTCCAGTTACTAAACCACTCTTCCCAAGTGCAGGGCAG ATGGGGACACCTGTCACAAGCTCAAGTGCAGCTTCCTCCAATTCAGAAAGTCTGTCAGCATCTTCTAACGCTCTGTTTCCTAGCACAGCACAA gctgcagcagctgttcCAGGTCCGGTTGGTACTGATTTCAAACCTTTGAATTCTACACCTGCAACAACAACAGAACCCCCAAAACCTACATTCCCTGCTTACACACAATCTACAGCCTCAACCACTAGCACGACAAACAGTACTGCAGCTAAACCAGCTACATCTATAACAAGTAAGCCTGCTACCCTCACAACCACCAGTGCAACCAGTAAGTTGATCCATCCAGATGAGGATATATCACTG GAAGAGAGAAGGGCACAGTTGCCTAAATATCAGCGCAATCTTCCTCGACCGGGACAGGCTGCTTTGGGTAATCCACAAGTTGGACCAATTGGAGGTATGATGCCACCACAGCCAGGAATTCCTCCACAACAACAAGGAATGAGACCTCCCATGCCACCTCATG GTCAGTATGGTGCTCACCACCAGGGCATGCCAGGATATCTTCCTGGAGCGATGCCTCCATATGGTCAGGGACCTCCGATGGTGCCCCCTTACCAAAGTGGACCTCCTCGACCTCCAATGGGAATGAGACCTCCTGTAATGTCGCAGGGTGGCCGCTACTGA
- the ZNF207 gene encoding BUB3-interacting and GLEBS motif-containing protein ZNF207 isoform X14, whose amino-acid sequence MGRKKKKQLKPWCWYCNRDFDDEKILIQHQKAKHFKCHICHKKLYTGPGLAIHCMQVHKETIDAVPNAIPGRTDIELEIYGMEGIPEKDMEERRRLLEQKTQAESQKKKQQDDSDEYEDDESAASTSFQPQQVQPQQGYIPPMAQPGLPPVPGAPGMPPGIPPLMAGVPPMMPGMPPVMPGMPPGMMPMGGMMPPGPGIPPLMPGMPPGMPPPVGPRPGMPPMTQAQPVTAPGILNRPPAPAASAPTPQPPVTKPLFPSAGQAAAAVPGPVGTDFKPLNSTPATTTEPPKPTFPAYTQSTASTTSTTNSTAAKPATSITSKPATLTTTSATSKLIHPDEDISLEERRAQLPKYQRNLPRPGQAALGNPQVGPIGGMMPPQPGIPPQQQGMRPPMPPHGQYGAHHQGMPGYLPGAMPPYGQGPPMVPPYQSGPPRPPMGMRPPVMSQGGRY is encoded by the exons ATGGGCCGTAAGAAGAAGAAGCAGCTGAAGCCTTGGTGCTG GTACTGTAACAGGGATTTTGATGATGAAAAAATCCTTATACAGcatcaaaaagcaaagcactttaAATGCCATATATGTCATAAGAAACTGTATACAGGACCTGGATTAGCTATCCATTGCATGCAG gtACATAAAGAAACAATAGATGCTGTTCCAAATGCTATTCCTGGAAGAACAGACATTGAACTGGAAATCTATGGTATGGAGGGCATTCCAGAAAAAGATATGGAGGAACGGAGGAGGTTACTTGAACAAAAAACTCAGG CAGAGagccagaaaaagaagcaacagGATGATTCTGATGAATATGAAGATGATGAATCTGCAGCTTCAACTTCATTTCAACCCCAGCAAGTTCAGCCCCAGCAGGGGTACATTCCCCCAATGGCACAGCCAGGTTTGCCTCCTGTGCCGGGTGCACCAGGGATGCCTCCAG gtaTACCGCCATTAATGGCAGGTGTTCCACCCATGATGCCTGGAATGCCTCCAGTTATGCCTGGAATGCCACCTGG GATGATGCCGATGGGTGGAATGATGCCTCCTGGGCCAGGAATACCACCTCTTATGCCTGGTATGCCACCAG GTATGCCACCGCCTGTTGGTCCTCGTCCTGGGATGCCTCCAATGACACAAGCGCAGCCTGTTACGGCACCAGGCATTCTTAACAggcctccagctcctgctgcatcGGCACCTACTCCCCAGCCTCCAGTTACTAAACCACTCTTCCCAAGTGCAGGGCAG gctgcagcagctgttcCAGGTCCGGTTGGTACTGATTTCAAACCTTTGAATTCTACACCTGCAACAACAACAGAACCCCCAAAACCTACATTCCCTGCTTACACACAATCTACAGCCTCAACCACTAGCACGACAAACAGTACTGCAGCTAAACCAGCTACATCTATAACAAGTAAGCCTGCTACCCTCACAACCACCAGTGCAACCAGTAAGTTGATCCATCCAGATGAGGATATATCACTG GAAGAGAGAAGGGCACAGTTGCCTAAATATCAGCGCAATCTTCCTCGACCGGGACAGGCTGCTTTGGGTAATCCACAAGTTGGACCAATTGGAGGTATGATGCCACCACAGCCAGGAATTCCTCCACAACAACAAGGAATGAGACCTCCCATGCCACCTCATG GTCAGTATGGTGCTCACCACCAGGGCATGCCAGGATATCTTCCTGGAGCGATGCCTCCATATGGTCAGGGACCTCCGATGGTGCCCCCTTACCAAAGTGGACCTCCTCGACCTCCAATGGGAATGAGACCTCCTGTAATGTCGCAGGGTGGCCGCTACTGA
- the ZNF207 gene encoding BUB3-interacting and GLEBS motif-containing protein ZNF207 isoform X2 yields MGRKKKKQLKPWCWYCNRDFDDEKILIQHQKAKHFKCHICHKKLYTGPGLAIHCMQVHKETIDAVPNAIPGRTDIELEIYGMEGIPEKDMEERRRLLEQKTQESQKKKQQDDSDEYEDDESAASTSFQPQQVQPQQGYIPPMAQPGLPPVPGAPGMPPGIPPLMAGVPPMMPGMPPVMPGMPPGLHQQRKYMQSFCGGNMMMPMGGMMPPGPGIPPLMPGMPPGRSGLSNSYYGMPPPVGPRPGMPPMTQAQPVTAPGILNRPPAPAASAPTPQPPVTKPLFPSAGQMGTPVTSSSAASSNSESLSASSNALFPSTAQAAAAVPGPVGTDFKPLNSTPATTTEPPKPTFPAYTQSTASTTSTTNSTAAKPATSITSKPATLTTTSATSKLIHPDEDISLEERRAQLPKYQRNLPRPGQAALGNPQVGPIGGMMPPQPGIPPQQQGMRPPMPPHGQYGAHHQGMPGYLPGAMPPYGQGPPMVPPYQSGPPRPPMGMRPPVMSQGGRY; encoded by the exons ATGGGCCGTAAGAAGAAGAAGCAGCTGAAGCCTTGGTGCTG GTACTGTAACAGGGATTTTGATGATGAAAAAATCCTTATACAGcatcaaaaagcaaagcactttaAATGCCATATATGTCATAAGAAACTGTATACAGGACCTGGATTAGCTATCCATTGCATGCAG gtACATAAAGAAACAATAGATGCTGTTCCAAATGCTATTCCTGGAAGAACAGACATTGAACTGGAAATCTATGGTATGGAGGGCATTCCAGAAAAAGATATGGAGGAACGGAGGAGGTTACTTGAACAAAAAACTCAGG AGagccagaaaaagaagcaacagGATGATTCTGATGAATATGAAGATGATGAATCTGCAGCTTCAACTTCATTTCAACCCCAGCAAGTTCAGCCCCAGCAGGGGTACATTCCCCCAATGGCACAGCCAGGTTTGCCTCCTGTGCCGGGTGCACCAGGGATGCCTCCAG gtaTACCGCCATTAATGGCAGGTGTTCCACCCATGATGCCTGGAATGCCTCCAGTTATGCCTGGAATGCCACCTGG ATTACATcaacagagaaaatacatgcaGTCATTTTGTGGTGGAAACAT GATGATGCCGATGGGTGGAATGATGCCTCCTGGGCCAGGAATACCACCTCTTATGCCTGGTATGCCACCAGGTAGGTCGGGGCTGTCAAACTCGTACTATG GTATGCCACCGCCTGTTGGTCCTCGTCCTGGGATGCCTCCAATGACACAAGCGCAGCCTGTTACGGCACCAGGCATTCTTAACAggcctccagctcctgctgcatcGGCACCTACTCCCCAGCCTCCAGTTACTAAACCACTCTTCCCAAGTGCAGGGCAG ATGGGGACACCTGTCACAAGCTCAAGTGCAGCTTCCTCCAATTCAGAAAGTCTGTCAGCATCTTCTAACGCTCTGTTTCCTAGCACAGCACAA gctgcagcagctgttcCAGGTCCGGTTGGTACTGATTTCAAACCTTTGAATTCTACACCTGCAACAACAACAGAACCCCCAAAACCTACATTCCCTGCTTACACACAATCTACAGCCTCAACCACTAGCACGACAAACAGTACTGCAGCTAAACCAGCTACATCTATAACAAGTAAGCCTGCTACCCTCACAACCACCAGTGCAACCAGTAAGTTGATCCATCCAGATGAGGATATATCACTG GAAGAGAGAAGGGCACAGTTGCCTAAATATCAGCGCAATCTTCCTCGACCGGGACAGGCTGCTTTGGGTAATCCACAAGTTGGACCAATTGGAGGTATGATGCCACCACAGCCAGGAATTCCTCCACAACAACAAGGAATGAGACCTCCCATGCCACCTCATG GTCAGTATGGTGCTCACCACCAGGGCATGCCAGGATATCTTCCTGGAGCGATGCCTCCATATGGTCAGGGACCTCCGATGGTGCCCCCTTACCAAAGTGGACCTCCTCGACCTCCAATGGGAATGAGACCTCCTGTAATGTCGCAGGGTGGCCGCTACTGA
- the ZNF207 gene encoding BUB3-interacting and GLEBS motif-containing protein ZNF207 isoform X12 gives MGRKKKKQLKPWCWYCNRDFDDEKILIQHQKAKHFKCHICHKKLYTGPGLAIHCMQVHKETIDAVPNAIPGRTDIELEIYGMEGIPEKDMEERRRLLEQKTQAESQKKKQQDDSDEYEDDESAASTSFQPQQVQPQQGYIPPMAQPGLPPVPGAPGMPPGIPPLMAGVPPMMPGMPPVMPGMPPGMMPMGGMMPPGPGIPPLMPGMPPGRSGLSNSYYGMPPPVGPRPGMPPMTQAQPVTAPGILNRPPAPAASAPTPQPPVTKPLFPSAGQAAAAVPGPVGTDFKPLNSTPATTTEPPKPTFPAYTQSTASTTSTTNSTAAKPATSITSKPATLTTTSATSKLIHPDEDISLEERRAQLPKYQRNLPRPGQAALGNPQVGPIGGMMPPQPGIPPQQQGMRPPMPPHGQYGAHHQGMPGYLPGAMPPYGQGPPMVPPYQSGPPRPPMGMRPPVMSQGGRY, from the exons ATGGGCCGTAAGAAGAAGAAGCAGCTGAAGCCTTGGTGCTG GTACTGTAACAGGGATTTTGATGATGAAAAAATCCTTATACAGcatcaaaaagcaaagcactttaAATGCCATATATGTCATAAGAAACTGTATACAGGACCTGGATTAGCTATCCATTGCATGCAG gtACATAAAGAAACAATAGATGCTGTTCCAAATGCTATTCCTGGAAGAACAGACATTGAACTGGAAATCTATGGTATGGAGGGCATTCCAGAAAAAGATATGGAGGAACGGAGGAGGTTACTTGAACAAAAAACTCAGG CAGAGagccagaaaaagaagcaacagGATGATTCTGATGAATATGAAGATGATGAATCTGCAGCTTCAACTTCATTTCAACCCCAGCAAGTTCAGCCCCAGCAGGGGTACATTCCCCCAATGGCACAGCCAGGTTTGCCTCCTGTGCCGGGTGCACCAGGGATGCCTCCAG gtaTACCGCCATTAATGGCAGGTGTTCCACCCATGATGCCTGGAATGCCTCCAGTTATGCCTGGAATGCCACCTGG GATGATGCCGATGGGTGGAATGATGCCTCCTGGGCCAGGAATACCACCTCTTATGCCTGGTATGCCACCAGGTAGGTCGGGGCTGTCAAACTCGTACTATG GTATGCCACCGCCTGTTGGTCCTCGTCCTGGGATGCCTCCAATGACACAAGCGCAGCCTGTTACGGCACCAGGCATTCTTAACAggcctccagctcctgctgcatcGGCACCTACTCCCCAGCCTCCAGTTACTAAACCACTCTTCCCAAGTGCAGGGCAG gctgcagcagctgttcCAGGTCCGGTTGGTACTGATTTCAAACCTTTGAATTCTACACCTGCAACAACAACAGAACCCCCAAAACCTACATTCCCTGCTTACACACAATCTACAGCCTCAACCACTAGCACGACAAACAGTACTGCAGCTAAACCAGCTACATCTATAACAAGTAAGCCTGCTACCCTCACAACCACCAGTGCAACCAGTAAGTTGATCCATCCAGATGAGGATATATCACTG GAAGAGAGAAGGGCACAGTTGCCTAAATATCAGCGCAATCTTCCTCGACCGGGACAGGCTGCTTTGGGTAATCCACAAGTTGGACCAATTGGAGGTATGATGCCACCACAGCCAGGAATTCCTCCACAACAACAAGGAATGAGACCTCCCATGCCACCTCATG GTCAGTATGGTGCTCACCACCAGGGCATGCCAGGATATCTTCCTGGAGCGATGCCTCCATATGGTCAGGGACCTCCGATGGTGCCCCCTTACCAAAGTGGACCTCCTCGACCTCCAATGGGAATGAGACCTCCTGTAATGTCGCAGGGTGGCCGCTACTGA
- the ZNF207 gene encoding BUB3-interacting and GLEBS motif-containing protein ZNF207 isoform X9 has translation MGRKKKKQLKPWCWYCNRDFDDEKILIQHQKAKHFKCHICHKKLYTGPGLAIHCMQVHKETIDAVPNAIPGRTDIELEIYGMEGIPEKDMEERRRLLEQKTQAESQKKKQQDDSDEYEDDESAASTSFQPQQVQPQQGYIPPMAQPGLPPVPGAPGMPPGIPPLMAGVPPMMPGMPPVMPGMPPGLHQQRKYMQSFCGGNMMMPMGGMMPPGPGIPPLMPGMPPGRSGLSNSYYGMPPPVGPRPGMPPMTQAQPVTAPGILNRPPAPAASAPTPQPPVTKPLFPSAGQAAAAVPGPVGTDFKPLNSTPATTTEPPKPTFPAYTQSTASTTSTTNSTAAKPATSITSKPATLTTTSATSKLIHPDEDISLEERRAQLPKYQRNLPRPGQAALGNPQVGPIGGMMPPQPGIPPQQQGMRPPMPPHGQYGAHHQGMPGYLPGAMPPYGQGPPMVPPYQSGPPRPPMGMRPPVMSQGGRY, from the exons ATGGGCCGTAAGAAGAAGAAGCAGCTGAAGCCTTGGTGCTG GTACTGTAACAGGGATTTTGATGATGAAAAAATCCTTATACAGcatcaaaaagcaaagcactttaAATGCCATATATGTCATAAGAAACTGTATACAGGACCTGGATTAGCTATCCATTGCATGCAG gtACATAAAGAAACAATAGATGCTGTTCCAAATGCTATTCCTGGAAGAACAGACATTGAACTGGAAATCTATGGTATGGAGGGCATTCCAGAAAAAGATATGGAGGAACGGAGGAGGTTACTTGAACAAAAAACTCAGG CAGAGagccagaaaaagaagcaacagGATGATTCTGATGAATATGAAGATGATGAATCTGCAGCTTCAACTTCATTTCAACCCCAGCAAGTTCAGCCCCAGCAGGGGTACATTCCCCCAATGGCACAGCCAGGTTTGCCTCCTGTGCCGGGTGCACCAGGGATGCCTCCAG gtaTACCGCCATTAATGGCAGGTGTTCCACCCATGATGCCTGGAATGCCTCCAGTTATGCCTGGAATGCCACCTGG ATTACATcaacagagaaaatacatgcaGTCATTTTGTGGTGGAAACAT GATGATGCCGATGGGTGGAATGATGCCTCCTGGGCCAGGAATACCACCTCTTATGCCTGGTATGCCACCAGGTAGGTCGGGGCTGTCAAACTCGTACTATG GTATGCCACCGCCTGTTGGTCCTCGTCCTGGGATGCCTCCAATGACACAAGCGCAGCCTGTTACGGCACCAGGCATTCTTAACAggcctccagctcctgctgcatcGGCACCTACTCCCCAGCCTCCAGTTACTAAACCACTCTTCCCAAGTGCAGGGCAG gctgcagcagctgttcCAGGTCCGGTTGGTACTGATTTCAAACCTTTGAATTCTACACCTGCAACAACAACAGAACCCCCAAAACCTACATTCCCTGCTTACACACAATCTACAGCCTCAACCACTAGCACGACAAACAGTACTGCAGCTAAACCAGCTACATCTATAACAAGTAAGCCTGCTACCCTCACAACCACCAGTGCAACCAGTAAGTTGATCCATCCAGATGAGGATATATCACTG GAAGAGAGAAGGGCACAGTTGCCTAAATATCAGCGCAATCTTCCTCGACCGGGACAGGCTGCTTTGGGTAATCCACAAGTTGGACCAATTGGAGGTATGATGCCACCACAGCCAGGAATTCCTCCACAACAACAAGGAATGAGACCTCCCATGCCACCTCATG GTCAGTATGGTGCTCACCACCAGGGCATGCCAGGATATCTTCCTGGAGCGATGCCTCCATATGGTCAGGGACCTCCGATGGTGCCCCCTTACCAAAGTGGACCTCCTCGACCTCCAATGGGAATGAGACCTCCTGTAATGTCGCAGGGTGGCCGCTACTGA
- the ZNF207 gene encoding BUB3-interacting and GLEBS motif-containing protein ZNF207 isoform X4 translates to MGRKKKKQLKPWCWYCNRDFDDEKILIQHQKAKHFKCHICHKKLYTGPGLAIHCMQVHKETIDAVPNAIPGRTDIELEIYGMEGIPEKDMEERRRLLEQKTQESQKKKQQDDSDEYEDDESAASTSFQPQQVQPQQGYIPPMAQPGLPPVPGAPGMPPGIPPLMAGVPPMMPGMPPVMPGMPPGLHQQRKYMQSFCGGNMMMPMGGMMPPGPGIPPLMPGMPPGMPPPVGPRPGMPPMTQAQPVTAPGILNRPPAPAASAPTPQPPVTKPLFPSAGQMGTPVTSSSAASSNSESLSASSNALFPSTAQAAAAVPGPVGTDFKPLNSTPATTTEPPKPTFPAYTQSTASTTSTTNSTAAKPATSITSKPATLTTTSATSKLIHPDEDISLEERRAQLPKYQRNLPRPGQAALGNPQVGPIGGMMPPQPGIPPQQQGMRPPMPPHGQYGAHHQGMPGYLPGAMPPYGQGPPMVPPYQSGPPRPPMGMRPPVMSQGGRY, encoded by the exons ATGGGCCGTAAGAAGAAGAAGCAGCTGAAGCCTTGGTGCTG GTACTGTAACAGGGATTTTGATGATGAAAAAATCCTTATACAGcatcaaaaagcaaagcactttaAATGCCATATATGTCATAAGAAACTGTATACAGGACCTGGATTAGCTATCCATTGCATGCAG gtACATAAAGAAACAATAGATGCTGTTCCAAATGCTATTCCTGGAAGAACAGACATTGAACTGGAAATCTATGGTATGGAGGGCATTCCAGAAAAAGATATGGAGGAACGGAGGAGGTTACTTGAACAAAAAACTCAGG AGagccagaaaaagaagcaacagGATGATTCTGATGAATATGAAGATGATGAATCTGCAGCTTCAACTTCATTTCAACCCCAGCAAGTTCAGCCCCAGCAGGGGTACATTCCCCCAATGGCACAGCCAGGTTTGCCTCCTGTGCCGGGTGCACCAGGGATGCCTCCAG gtaTACCGCCATTAATGGCAGGTGTTCCACCCATGATGCCTGGAATGCCTCCAGTTATGCCTGGAATGCCACCTGG ATTACATcaacagagaaaatacatgcaGTCATTTTGTGGTGGAAACAT GATGATGCCGATGGGTGGAATGATGCCTCCTGGGCCAGGAATACCACCTCTTATGCCTGGTATGCCACCAG GTATGCCACCGCCTGTTGGTCCTCGTCCTGGGATGCCTCCAATGACACAAGCGCAGCCTGTTACGGCACCAGGCATTCTTAACAggcctccagctcctgctgcatcGGCACCTACTCCCCAGCCTCCAGTTACTAAACCACTCTTCCCAAGTGCAGGGCAG ATGGGGACACCTGTCACAAGCTCAAGTGCAGCTTCCTCCAATTCAGAAAGTCTGTCAGCATCTTCTAACGCTCTGTTTCCTAGCACAGCACAA gctgcagcagctgttcCAGGTCCGGTTGGTACTGATTTCAAACCTTTGAATTCTACACCTGCAACAACAACAGAACCCCCAAAACCTACATTCCCTGCTTACACACAATCTACAGCCTCAACCACTAGCACGACAAACAGTACTGCAGCTAAACCAGCTACATCTATAACAAGTAAGCCTGCTACCCTCACAACCACCAGTGCAACCAGTAAGTTGATCCATCCAGATGAGGATATATCACTG GAAGAGAGAAGGGCACAGTTGCCTAAATATCAGCGCAATCTTCCTCGACCGGGACAGGCTGCTTTGGGTAATCCACAAGTTGGACCAATTGGAGGTATGATGCCACCACAGCCAGGAATTCCTCCACAACAACAAGGAATGAGACCTCCCATGCCACCTCATG GTCAGTATGGTGCTCACCACCAGGGCATGCCAGGATATCTTCCTGGAGCGATGCCTCCATATGGTCAGGGACCTCCGATGGTGCCCCCTTACCAAAGTGGACCTCCTCGACCTCCAATGGGAATGAGACCTCCTGTAATGTCGCAGGGTGGCCGCTACTGA